Proteins from one Pleuronectes platessa chromosome 16, fPlePla1.1, whole genome shotgun sequence genomic window:
- the LOC128458029 gene encoding trinucleotide repeat-containing gene 6C protein isoform X2 gives MEDKKKKKQEEKKKKEAAQKKATEQITKVPDSAKLDPAPPLPPINPSAAPSVAPSSGNGKRAPSGGQPQTAQQPQTLLQQRYPPREVPPRFRQQEHKQLLKRGQPLPSGSLLLTATTRPSTTEPAAAAVPANSSPSCSSSSTASLPTELPPQSSQGAQYDNPLWGHLPTNRSATSAASSTNLSGWDQLSINQKDTEAWSSITLSKSQAPPGGCPLDTDPGRLTSTSSSSSSSGSSSSTSSSCSTVTMATGANSQTGHFPANLSSKANSGTSPASHTGTSMLSNQVAANRSWGSGPGPSHCPPQSSAGNEVKSDSPVGGAGSRGWGSSSSTTNYNLNLNPNANPSAWPMLGHDGPGTGGGSSGGANTISPPQPTPNLCNQPGPPPAQTSTCTGANTNSNSSGIGSAWGGLMTSDMSEPHPSPSTNVSFSSEPQNLKTDGPNHTNKQEPSSPIHSLPGWGNAPVGMSSMGQPPKGGPQVNGEDSSSVWGNSGDSKAPSSKEAPGWNSGWGHGGGGAGNTGGWGDQSRGDWGKQHTEEAQGSWDTPSSPPQETKASPWGRAVSTAVASEGSSDSMEGHPPCRDSSRDNPAPLPPAQDLDPRVLCNTGWGQTPVRQHTSWDMVESKRKKDAATESRGSGPTTPNNSQGPSNTSMGPTQRSDPGSKNDVPGSQGASGWGGSIAATNKPNSGWGEPPNNIKPPAAPSGWGNSPAGGPTTSVPKNGGQSWREEKPSGWDDAHIKATSQGWGEQQKASHGWGNSGGSNNTGDWGEPEESKKSPTNPAWEGEAAGWKEKPRGWGMPASGSGISGAGGNGGWAEPVSQRPSGPPQGWAGKPQDGPSGNSGGGGVGSWGGSNSVKQAAGRSGSKQESSADPTGWEEPSPPSIRRKMEIDDGTSAWGDPGVYNKAVNLWDKNNPGNSQAKVPTGGNNPPVPNNNHHHSQNHPYHGPPAPLQNHSQNSLNPGPTSGPMDPVVPHQPGPSHNRAPLITQGWGEIPSSHTKSESTWGEPAPPPVSMDNGTSAWNKQTGSCGGWSEGNQDSYGRGNPAMTSASCKPAPKPMQDGWGGGGGGEELSLSGGQWDAEEGDMWNTAPSQESNSSCNSWGNTSKKVPQKVKVPGKQEEAWIMNRLIKQLTDMGFPRDPAEEALKSNNLNLDQAMSALLEKKTELDKRGMGMAGHDYNNGLINKPMSCPRPPLLSKDPSADPRMPFMDKMQSGMFGGGGAAQARTMQQTQQPPQPPVPPLSSSQPSVRAQVPQFLSPQVQAQLLQFAAKNIGLNPALLTSPINPQHMTLLNQLYQLQLAYQRLQIQQQMLQAQRNVSGPIRQQEQQVARTINNMQQQIQQHQRQLAQALLMKHQQQQPPPSHSGLHPGGTKSPLDSFPGHPHAPGLPDLQTKELHSSPNTYSPYSLSGLNPNMNVNCMEVGSLAMKEPHQPQSRLSQWTHPNSIESLSGNSSLLEPSLGKHGANLGPPGKPPQLEDSYSPYNLMSSSDSPTSPLVPADNWGQGKSNNDKMANGTNINWPPEFCPGVPWKGLQNIDPENDPNMTPGSVPSGPTINTNIQDVNRYLLRDRSGGKLSEMKSTWSSGPVSHSQASLSHELWKVPQGPRSSNIAPSRPPPGLTHSKPSSTWGGNSLGLAQGWSSSYTSAGTTWSTDSSTRTSSWLVLRNLTPQIDGSTLRTLCMQHGPLITFHLNLTQGNAVVRYSSKDEAAKAQKSLHMCVLGNTTILAEFAGEEEVNRFFAQGQSLGVTTSWQATPGSNQTRMGGTGSGAPHPIGHSPHWNNNNNGSGGLGGGAKTGGELLWGGVPQYSNLWGPPSGEDGRIMGSPTPINTLLPGDLLSGESM, from the exons TGCCAGACTCTGCCAAGCTCGATCCcgcccctcctcttccccccatCAACCCCAGTGCCGCCCCGTCTGTAGCCCCAAGCAGTGGCAATGGCAAGCGCGCTCCCTCCGGAGGTCAGCCACAGACAGCACAACAGCCCCAGACTCTGCTCCAGCAGCGCTACCCACCCAGAGAGGTGCCCCCTCGCTTCCGCCAGCAGGAGCACAAGCAGCTGTTGAAGAGGGGTCAGCCTCTGCCCTCTGGAAGCCTGCTTCTCACCGCCACAACACGTCCCAGCACTACtgaacctgcagcagcagctgtaccCGCAaactcctctccctcctgctcctcttcctccacagccAGCCTGCCTACAG AACTGCCCCCCCAGAGCAGCCAGGGAGCCCAGTATGATAATCCCCTCTGGGGACACCTGCCAACTAATAGGAGTGCCACAAGTGCTGCCTCTTCCACCAATCTCAGTGGTTGGGACCAACTGAGTATTAACCAGAAGGACACAGAGGCTTGGTCTTCGATTACCCTCAGCAAGAGCCAGGCCCCTCCTGGAGGATGCCCTTTGGATACTGACCCTGGTCGCTtgaccagcaccagcagcagcagcagcagcagcggcagcagcagcagtactagtagtagttgtagtacAGTTACTATGGCCACAGGGGCCAACAGCCAGACAGGCCACTTCCCTGCCAACCTTAGCAGCAAGGCCAACAGTGGAACCAGTCCTGCCAGTCATACTGGAACCAGCATGCTCTCTAACCAGGTTGCAGCCAATCGCAGCTGGGGTTCTGGACCTGGACCCTCCCATTGCCCCCCTCAGTCCTCAGCGGGGAATGAAGTAAAGAGTGACAGTCCAGTGGGGGGAGCAGGCAGCAGGGGCTGGGGCTCATCATCTTCCACCACCAACTATAACTTGAACCTAAACCCTAATGCCAACCCATCTGCCTGGCCAATGCTGGGGCATGATGGACCTGGTACAGGGGGAGGCAGCTCAGGGGGAGCCAACACCATTTCACCTCCTCAACCTACACCAAACCTCTGTAATCAGCCTGGCCCTCCACCAGCCCAGACCAGCACCTGTACTGGAGCCAACACTAACAGCAACTCCTCTGGGATTGGCAGCGCCTGGGGAGGTTTAATGACCTCTGACATGTCAGAGCCACACCCCTCCCCATCCACGAATGTGTCTTTCAGTTCAGAACCTCAGAACCTTAAAACTGATGGACCAAATCACACTAATAAGCAGGAACCGTCAAGCCCTATACACAGCCTGCCTGGCTGGGGTAATGCACCTGTAGGGATGAGTTCAATGGGCCAACCTCCAAAAGGGGGCCCGCAGGTCAATGGAGAAGATAGTAGCTCAGTATGGGGTAACAGTGGCGACTCTAAGGCACCTTCATCTAAGGAGGCACCTGGCTGGAACTCTGGCTGGggccatggaggaggtggagcagggaaTACTGGAGGATGGGGTGACCAGTCCCGTGGAGACTGGGGGAAACAGCACACTGAAGAGGCCCAGGGAAGCTGGGATACCCCAAGCTCTCCTCCGCAGGAGACAAAGGCTAGTCCTTGGGGCAGAGCTGTGAGCACAGCTGTtgccagtgaagggagcagtGACAGCATGGAAGGACATCCCCCATGCAGAGACTCATCCAGAGATAATCCAGCTCCTCTGCCCCCTGCACAGGATCTGGACCCCAGGGTGTTGTGTAACACTGGGTGGGGACAGACCCCTGTTCGCCAGCACACCTCGTGGGATATGGTTGAGAGTAAACGCAAGAAAGATGCAGCCACTGAATCACGGGGCTCTGGCCCAACCACTCCAAACAATTCCCAGGGGCCCTCCAACACTAGCATGGGCCCCACTCAGAGGAGTGACCCTGGGAGCAAAAATGATGTGCCTGGTTCTCAGGGAGCTTCAGGTTGGGGTGGAAGCATAGCAGCTACCAACAAGCCCAACTCTGGTTGGGGAGAGCCACCTAACAACATTAAGCCCCCAGCTGCCCCCAGTGGCTGGGGGAACTCTCCAGCAGGAGGCCCCACCACCAGTGTACCTAAGAATGGTGGTCAGTcatggagagaggagaagccAAGTGGGTGGGACGATGCTCACATCAAGGCAACATCCCAAGGCTGGGGAGAGCAACAAAAAGCCTCCCACGGCTGGGGCAATAGTGGAGGCAGCAATAACACTGGTGATTGGGGAGAACCAGAAGAGAGCAAAAAAAGTCCCACCAACCCTGCCTGGGAAGGCGAGGCAGCAGGCTGGAAGGAAAAGCCACGAGGCTGGGGAATGCCAGCTTCAGGATCAGGGAtatctggagctggaggaaatGGTGGCTGGGCAGAACCAGTTTCCCAGCGACCCAGTGGCCCTCCTCAAGGATGGGCTGGCAAGCCTCAGGATGGGCCCAGTGGTAATAGTGGAGGAGGGGGCGTAGGCTCTTGGGGTGGCTCAAACTCAGTGAAGCAAGCTGCAGGTCGGAGTGGCAGTAAGCAGGAATCCTCAGCTGATCCTACAGGCTGGGAAGAGCCCTCCCCACCTTCAATCCGACGGAAAATGGAGATAGATGATGGGACCTCAGCTTGGGGTGACCCTGGTGTCTACAACAAGGCTGTCAACTTGTGGGACAAGAATAATCCAGGAAATTCCCAGGCTAAAGTTCCCACTGGAGGCAATAATCCCCCAGTTCCAAACAACAACCATCACCACTCTCAGAATCACCCATATCACGGGCCACCTGCACCTTTACAGAATCACAGTCAAAATTCTCTAAACCCAGGGCCCACCAGTGGGCCAATGGACCCTGTTGTGCCACACCAGCCTGGGCCATCTCATAACAGGGCTCCCCTGATAACTCAAG gctggggagaaATACCAAGCTCCCACACAAAGTCGGAGAGCACTTGGGGGGAACCTGCACCTCCTCCGGTCAGCATGGACAATGGGACGTCTGCCTGGAACAAACAAACTGGTAGCTGTGGAGGCTGGAGTGAGGGTAACCAGGACAGCTATGGCAGGGGCAACCCAGCAATGACATCTGCATCTTGCAAACCTG CCCCCAAACCTATGCAAGACGGatggggaggtggaggtggaggtgaggagCTGAGCCTGTCAGGGGGTCAGTGGGATGCTGAGGAGGGAGACATGTGGAATACTGCTCCCTCCCAGGAGAGCAACTCCTCCTGCAACTCTTGGGGCAATACATCCAAAAAGGTCCCACAGAAG GTGAAGGTCCCAGGAAAGCAAGAAGAGGCCTGGATCATGAATCGTCTCATCAAACAGTTGACAGACATGGGCTTCCCT AGGGATCCAGCAGAGGAGGCTCTGAAGAGCAACAACTTGAACCTAGACCAGGCCATGAGTGCCCTGCTGGAGAAGAAGACGGAGCTGGACAAGCGGGGGATGGGGATGGCCGGACACGACTACAACAACGGGCTCATCAACAAGCCCATGAGCTGCCCTCGGCCCCCGCTTCTTTCCAAAGACCCCTCCGCAGACCCCCGCATGCCCTTCATGGATAAG ATGCAGAGTGGAATGTTTGGCGGCGGTGGAGCAGCACAAGCCCGGACCATGCAGCAGACGCAGCAGCCTCCTCAGCCGCCAGTGCCGcctctcagctcctctcagcCTAGTGTACGTGCTCAAGTGCCTCAGTTTCTCTCCCCTCAG GTTCAAGCACAGCTCTTACAGTTTGCAGCAAAAAACATTGGTCTCAATCCTGCACTTTTAACCTCACCAATAAACCCTCAACATATGACCCTTCTGAATCAACTTTACCAGCTGCAACTG GCATACCAGCGTTTACAAATTCAGCAGCAGATGTTGCAGGCGCAGCGCAATGTTTCTGGTCCCATTCGACAACAAGAGCAGCAA gttgcACGTACAATCAAtaacatgcagcagcagatccaACAGCACCAGCGTCAGCTGGCCCAGGCCCTGCTGATGAAGCATCAGCAACAGCAGCCGCCTCCCTCCCACTCGGGCCTGCATCCTGGTGGGACCAAATCCCCCCTGGATTCATTTCCAGGTCACCCCCACGCTCCAGGCCTCCCTGACCTGCAGACCAAAGAGCTGCACTCATCTCCTAACACCTACAGCCCCTACTCTCTCT CCGGACTGAATCCAAACATGAATGTAAACTGTATGGAGGTGGGAAGTCTGGCTATGAAGGAACCCCACCAACCCCAATCGCGCCTGTCGCAGTGGACGCACCCGAACTCCATCGAAAGCCTTTCTGGTAACTCCTCTCTTCTAGAGCCCAGCCTGGGCAAGCATG GTGCCAACTTGGGTCCCCCGGGTAAACCCCCACAGCTGGAGGACTCTTACAGTCCCTACAACCTCATGTCCAGCTCAGACTCTCCTACCAGCCCCCTGGTCCCCGCAGACAATTGGGGACAGGGCAAAAGTAACAATGACAAGATGGCCAATGGGACCAATATCAACTGGCCGCCAG AGTTCTGCCCCGGTGTTCCCTGGAAGGGTCTGCAGAATATCGACCCTGAGAATGACCCCAACATGACCCCTGGCAGTGTCCCCAGTGGGCCCACCATCAACACCAATATCCAAGATGTCAACCGCTACTTGCTACGGGACAGGAGTGGAG GAAAACTGTCAGAGATGAAATCTACCTGGTCTTCTGGCCCTGTCTCTCATAGCCAGGCCTCCTTGTCCCACGAGCTGTGGAAGGTCCCTCAGGGGCCCCGGAGCAGCAATATAGCCCCTTCACGTCCCCCACCTGGCCTCACCCACAGCAAGCCTTCCTCAACGTGGGGGGGCAACTCCCTGGGTCTGGCCCAAGGCTGGAGCAGCTCTTACACCTCAG CAGGTACCACGTGGAGTACAGACAGCTCCACCAGGACCAGTAGCTGGCTGGTTTTGAGGAACCTCACTCCACAG ATTGATGGTTCGACACTGCGTACACTGTGCATGCAGCACGGCCCCCTCATCACATTCCACCTCAACCTAACACAGGGCAACGCTGTGGTGCGCTACAGCTCCAAGGATGAGGCTGCCAAGGCTCAGAAGTCCCTGCACAT GTGCGTGCTCGGGAACACCACCATCCTGGCAGAGTTTGCtggggaggaggaagtgaaCCGCTTCTTTGCACAGGGCCAGTCGCTCGGCGTAACAACCAGCTGGCAGGCCACTCCAGGCTCCAATCAGACAAGGATGGGTGGGACCGGGTCCGGAGCCCCTCATCCTATCGGTCACTCGCCCCactggaacaacaacaacaacggcaGCGGTGGCCTTGGAGGCGGAGCAAAGACAGGCGGGGAGTTGCTTTGGGGTGGCGTGCCACAGTATTCTAACCTGTGGGGACCCCCAAGTGGAGAGGATGGACGGATCATGGGGAGTCCCACACCAATCAATACGCTGCTGCCTGGGGACCTGCTGAGTGGAGAGTCCATGTAG
- the LOC128458029 gene encoding trinucleotide repeat-containing gene 6C protein isoform X1, which translates to MEDKKKKKQEEKKKKEAAQKKATEQITKVPDSAKLDPAPPLPPINPSAAPSVAPSSGNGKRAPSGGQPQTAQQPQTLLQQRYPPREVPPRFRQQEHKQLLKRGQPLPSGSLLLTATTRPSTTEPAAAAVPANSSPSCSSSSTASLPTELPPQSSQGAQYDNPLWGHLPTNRSATSAASSTNLSGWDQLSINQKDTEAWSSITLSKSQAPPGGCPLDTDPGRLTSTSSSSSSSGSSSSTSSSCSTVTMATGANSQTGHFPANLSSKANSGTSPASHTGTSMLSNQVAANRSWGSGPGPSHCPPQSSAGNEVKSDSPVGGAGSRGWGSSSSTTNYNLNLNPNANPSAWPMLGHDGPGTGGGSSGGANTISPPQPTPNLCNQPGPPPAQTSTCTGANTNSNSSGIGSAWGGLMTSDMSEPHPSPSTNVSFSSEPQNLKTDGPNHTNKQEPSSPIHSLPGWGNAPVGMSSMGQPPKGGPQVNGEDSSSVWGNSGDSKAPSSKEAPGWNSGWGHGGGGAGNTGGWGDQSRGDWGKQHTEEAQGSWDTPSSPPQETKASPWGRAVSTAVASEGSSDSMEGHPPCRDSSRDNPAPLPPAQDLDPRVLCNTGWGQTPVRQHTSWDMVESKRKKDAATESRGSGPTTPNNSQGPSNTSMGPTQRSDPGSKNDVPGSQGASGWGGSIAATNKPNSGWGEPPNNIKPPAAPSGWGNSPAGGPTTSVPKNGGQSWREEKPSGWDDAHIKATSQGWGEQQKASHGWGNSGGSNNTGDWGEPEESKKSPTNPAWEGEAAGWKEKPRGWGMPASGSGISGAGGNGGWAEPVSQRPSGPPQGWAGKPQDGPSGNSGGGGVGSWGGSNSVKQAAGRSGSKQESSADPTGWEEPSPPSIRRKMEIDDGTSAWGDPGVYNKAVNLWDKNNPGNSQAKVPTGGNNPPVPNNNHHHSQNHPYHGPPAPLQNHSQNSLNPGPTSGPMDPVVPHQPGPSHNRAPLITQGWGEIPSSHTKSESTWGEPAPPPVSMDNGTSAWNKQTGSCGGWSEGNQDSYGRGNPAMTSASCKPAPKPMQDGWGGGGGGEELSLSGGQWDAEEGDMWNTAPSQESNSSCNSWGNTSKKVPQKVKVPGKQEEAWIMNRLIKQLTDMGFPRDPAEEALKSNNLNLDQAMSALLEKKTELDKRGMGMAGHDYNNGLINKPMSCPRPPLLSKDPSADPRMPFMDKQMQSGMFGGGGAAQARTMQQTQQPPQPPVPPLSSSQPSVRAQVPQFLSPQVQAQLLQFAAKNIGLNPALLTSPINPQHMTLLNQLYQLQLAYQRLQIQQQMLQAQRNVSGPIRQQEQQVARTINNMQQQIQQHQRQLAQALLMKHQQQQPPPSHSGLHPGGTKSPLDSFPGHPHAPGLPDLQTKELHSSPNTYSPYSLSGLNPNMNVNCMEVGSLAMKEPHQPQSRLSQWTHPNSIESLSGNSSLLEPSLGKHGANLGPPGKPPQLEDSYSPYNLMSSSDSPTSPLVPADNWGQGKSNNDKMANGTNINWPPEFCPGVPWKGLQNIDPENDPNMTPGSVPSGPTINTNIQDVNRYLLRDRSGGKLSEMKSTWSSGPVSHSQASLSHELWKVPQGPRSSNIAPSRPPPGLTHSKPSSTWGGNSLGLAQGWSSSYTSAGTTWSTDSSTRTSSWLVLRNLTPQIDGSTLRTLCMQHGPLITFHLNLTQGNAVVRYSSKDEAAKAQKSLHMCVLGNTTILAEFAGEEEVNRFFAQGQSLGVTTSWQATPGSNQTRMGGTGSGAPHPIGHSPHWNNNNNGSGGLGGGAKTGGELLWGGVPQYSNLWGPPSGEDGRIMGSPTPINTLLPGDLLSGESM; encoded by the exons TGCCAGACTCTGCCAAGCTCGATCCcgcccctcctcttccccccatCAACCCCAGTGCCGCCCCGTCTGTAGCCCCAAGCAGTGGCAATGGCAAGCGCGCTCCCTCCGGAGGTCAGCCACAGACAGCACAACAGCCCCAGACTCTGCTCCAGCAGCGCTACCCACCCAGAGAGGTGCCCCCTCGCTTCCGCCAGCAGGAGCACAAGCAGCTGTTGAAGAGGGGTCAGCCTCTGCCCTCTGGAAGCCTGCTTCTCACCGCCACAACACGTCCCAGCACTACtgaacctgcagcagcagctgtaccCGCAaactcctctccctcctgctcctcttcctccacagccAGCCTGCCTACAG AACTGCCCCCCCAGAGCAGCCAGGGAGCCCAGTATGATAATCCCCTCTGGGGACACCTGCCAACTAATAGGAGTGCCACAAGTGCTGCCTCTTCCACCAATCTCAGTGGTTGGGACCAACTGAGTATTAACCAGAAGGACACAGAGGCTTGGTCTTCGATTACCCTCAGCAAGAGCCAGGCCCCTCCTGGAGGATGCCCTTTGGATACTGACCCTGGTCGCTtgaccagcaccagcagcagcagcagcagcagcggcagcagcagcagtactagtagtagttgtagtacAGTTACTATGGCCACAGGGGCCAACAGCCAGACAGGCCACTTCCCTGCCAACCTTAGCAGCAAGGCCAACAGTGGAACCAGTCCTGCCAGTCATACTGGAACCAGCATGCTCTCTAACCAGGTTGCAGCCAATCGCAGCTGGGGTTCTGGACCTGGACCCTCCCATTGCCCCCCTCAGTCCTCAGCGGGGAATGAAGTAAAGAGTGACAGTCCAGTGGGGGGAGCAGGCAGCAGGGGCTGGGGCTCATCATCTTCCACCACCAACTATAACTTGAACCTAAACCCTAATGCCAACCCATCTGCCTGGCCAATGCTGGGGCATGATGGACCTGGTACAGGGGGAGGCAGCTCAGGGGGAGCCAACACCATTTCACCTCCTCAACCTACACCAAACCTCTGTAATCAGCCTGGCCCTCCACCAGCCCAGACCAGCACCTGTACTGGAGCCAACACTAACAGCAACTCCTCTGGGATTGGCAGCGCCTGGGGAGGTTTAATGACCTCTGACATGTCAGAGCCACACCCCTCCCCATCCACGAATGTGTCTTTCAGTTCAGAACCTCAGAACCTTAAAACTGATGGACCAAATCACACTAATAAGCAGGAACCGTCAAGCCCTATACACAGCCTGCCTGGCTGGGGTAATGCACCTGTAGGGATGAGTTCAATGGGCCAACCTCCAAAAGGGGGCCCGCAGGTCAATGGAGAAGATAGTAGCTCAGTATGGGGTAACAGTGGCGACTCTAAGGCACCTTCATCTAAGGAGGCACCTGGCTGGAACTCTGGCTGGggccatggaggaggtggagcagggaaTACTGGAGGATGGGGTGACCAGTCCCGTGGAGACTGGGGGAAACAGCACACTGAAGAGGCCCAGGGAAGCTGGGATACCCCAAGCTCTCCTCCGCAGGAGACAAAGGCTAGTCCTTGGGGCAGAGCTGTGAGCACAGCTGTtgccagtgaagggagcagtGACAGCATGGAAGGACATCCCCCATGCAGAGACTCATCCAGAGATAATCCAGCTCCTCTGCCCCCTGCACAGGATCTGGACCCCAGGGTGTTGTGTAACACTGGGTGGGGACAGACCCCTGTTCGCCAGCACACCTCGTGGGATATGGTTGAGAGTAAACGCAAGAAAGATGCAGCCACTGAATCACGGGGCTCTGGCCCAACCACTCCAAACAATTCCCAGGGGCCCTCCAACACTAGCATGGGCCCCACTCAGAGGAGTGACCCTGGGAGCAAAAATGATGTGCCTGGTTCTCAGGGAGCTTCAGGTTGGGGTGGAAGCATAGCAGCTACCAACAAGCCCAACTCTGGTTGGGGAGAGCCACCTAACAACATTAAGCCCCCAGCTGCCCCCAGTGGCTGGGGGAACTCTCCAGCAGGAGGCCCCACCACCAGTGTACCTAAGAATGGTGGTCAGTcatggagagaggagaagccAAGTGGGTGGGACGATGCTCACATCAAGGCAACATCCCAAGGCTGGGGAGAGCAACAAAAAGCCTCCCACGGCTGGGGCAATAGTGGAGGCAGCAATAACACTGGTGATTGGGGAGAACCAGAAGAGAGCAAAAAAAGTCCCACCAACCCTGCCTGGGAAGGCGAGGCAGCAGGCTGGAAGGAAAAGCCACGAGGCTGGGGAATGCCAGCTTCAGGATCAGGGAtatctggagctggaggaaatGGTGGCTGGGCAGAACCAGTTTCCCAGCGACCCAGTGGCCCTCCTCAAGGATGGGCTGGCAAGCCTCAGGATGGGCCCAGTGGTAATAGTGGAGGAGGGGGCGTAGGCTCTTGGGGTGGCTCAAACTCAGTGAAGCAAGCTGCAGGTCGGAGTGGCAGTAAGCAGGAATCCTCAGCTGATCCTACAGGCTGGGAAGAGCCCTCCCCACCTTCAATCCGACGGAAAATGGAGATAGATGATGGGACCTCAGCTTGGGGTGACCCTGGTGTCTACAACAAGGCTGTCAACTTGTGGGACAAGAATAATCCAGGAAATTCCCAGGCTAAAGTTCCCACTGGAGGCAATAATCCCCCAGTTCCAAACAACAACCATCACCACTCTCAGAATCACCCATATCACGGGCCACCTGCACCTTTACAGAATCACAGTCAAAATTCTCTAAACCCAGGGCCCACCAGTGGGCCAATGGACCCTGTTGTGCCACACCAGCCTGGGCCATCTCATAACAGGGCTCCCCTGATAACTCAAG gctggggagaaATACCAAGCTCCCACACAAAGTCGGAGAGCACTTGGGGGGAACCTGCACCTCCTCCGGTCAGCATGGACAATGGGACGTCTGCCTGGAACAAACAAACTGGTAGCTGTGGAGGCTGGAGTGAGGGTAACCAGGACAGCTATGGCAGGGGCAACCCAGCAATGACATCTGCATCTTGCAAACCTG CCCCCAAACCTATGCAAGACGGatggggaggtggaggtggaggtgaggagCTGAGCCTGTCAGGGGGTCAGTGGGATGCTGAGGAGGGAGACATGTGGAATACTGCTCCCTCCCAGGAGAGCAACTCCTCCTGCAACTCTTGGGGCAATACATCCAAAAAGGTCCCACAGAAG GTGAAGGTCCCAGGAAAGCAAGAAGAGGCCTGGATCATGAATCGTCTCATCAAACAGTTGACAGACATGGGCTTCCCT AGGGATCCAGCAGAGGAGGCTCTGAAGAGCAACAACTTGAACCTAGACCAGGCCATGAGTGCCCTGCTGGAGAAGAAGACGGAGCTGGACAAGCGGGGGATGGGGATGGCCGGACACGACTACAACAACGGGCTCATCAACAAGCCCATGAGCTGCCCTCGGCCCCCGCTTCTTTCCAAAGACCCCTCCGCAGACCCCCGCATGCCCTTCATGGATAAG CAGATGCAGAGTGGAATGTTTGGCGGCGGTGGAGCAGCACAAGCCCGGACCATGCAGCAGACGCAGCAGCCTCCTCAGCCGCCAGTGCCGcctctcagctcctctcagcCTAGTGTACGTGCTCAAGTGCCTCAGTTTCTCTCCCCTCAG GTTCAAGCACAGCTCTTACAGTTTGCAGCAAAAAACATTGGTCTCAATCCTGCACTTTTAACCTCACCAATAAACCCTCAACATATGACCCTTCTGAATCAACTTTACCAGCTGCAACTG GCATACCAGCGTTTACAAATTCAGCAGCAGATGTTGCAGGCGCAGCGCAATGTTTCTGGTCCCATTCGACAACAAGAGCAGCAA gttgcACGTACAATCAAtaacatgcagcagcagatccaACAGCACCAGCGTCAGCTGGCCCAGGCCCTGCTGATGAAGCATCAGCAACAGCAGCCGCCTCCCTCCCACTCGGGCCTGCATCCTGGTGGGACCAAATCCCCCCTGGATTCATTTCCAGGTCACCCCCACGCTCCAGGCCTCCCTGACCTGCAGACCAAAGAGCTGCACTCATCTCCTAACACCTACAGCCCCTACTCTCTCT CCGGACTGAATCCAAACATGAATGTAAACTGTATGGAGGTGGGAAGTCTGGCTATGAAGGAACCCCACCAACCCCAATCGCGCCTGTCGCAGTGGACGCACCCGAACTCCATCGAAAGCCTTTCTGGTAACTCCTCTCTTCTAGAGCCCAGCCTGGGCAAGCATG GTGCCAACTTGGGTCCCCCGGGTAAACCCCCACAGCTGGAGGACTCTTACAGTCCCTACAACCTCATGTCCAGCTCAGACTCTCCTACCAGCCCCCTGGTCCCCGCAGACAATTGGGGACAGGGCAAAAGTAACAATGACAAGATGGCCAATGGGACCAATATCAACTGGCCGCCAG AGTTCTGCCCCGGTGTTCCCTGGAAGGGTCTGCAGAATATCGACCCTGAGAATGACCCCAACATGACCCCTGGCAGTGTCCCCAGTGGGCCCACCATCAACACCAATATCCAAGATGTCAACCGCTACTTGCTACGGGACAGGAGTGGAG GAAAACTGTCAGAGATGAAATCTACCTGGTCTTCTGGCCCTGTCTCTCATAGCCAGGCCTCCTTGTCCCACGAGCTGTGGAAGGTCCCTCAGGGGCCCCGGAGCAGCAATATAGCCCCTTCACGTCCCCCACCTGGCCTCACCCACAGCAAGCCTTCCTCAACGTGGGGGGGCAACTCCCTGGGTCTGGCCCAAGGCTGGAGCAGCTCTTACACCTCAG CAGGTACCACGTGGAGTACAGACAGCTCCACCAGGACCAGTAGCTGGCTGGTTTTGAGGAACCTCACTCCACAG ATTGATGGTTCGACACTGCGTACACTGTGCATGCAGCACGGCCCCCTCATCACATTCCACCTCAACCTAACACAGGGCAACGCTGTGGTGCGCTACAGCTCCAAGGATGAGGCTGCCAAGGCTCAGAAGTCCCTGCACAT GTGCGTGCTCGGGAACACCACCATCCTGGCAGAGTTTGCtggggaggaggaagtgaaCCGCTTCTTTGCACAGGGCCAGTCGCTCGGCGTAACAACCAGCTGGCAGGCCACTCCAGGCTCCAATCAGACAAGGATGGGTGGGACCGGGTCCGGAGCCCCTCATCCTATCGGTCACTCGCCCCactggaacaacaacaacaacggcaGCGGTGGCCTTGGAGGCGGAGCAAAGACAGGCGGGGAGTTGCTTTGGGGTGGCGTGCCACAGTATTCTAACCTGTGGGGACCCCCAAGTGGAGAGGATGGACGGATCATGGGGAGTCCCACACCAATCAATACGCTGCTGCCTGGGGACCTGCTGAGTGGAGAGTCCATGTAG